Within Pseudomonadota bacterium, the genomic segment GCCAATCGCATCGGCCGGATTTCCCCAAATGTCCGCGCGGCCGTCGTGATCGAAATCCACCGCGAAGCGGCGATAGCTACTGGAAATAAATTGAGGGATCCCCATGGCGCCGGCATAGGACCCCTTAATCGATAGCGCATCCATGCCATGATCGCGCGTGAACAGCAGGAAGCTCTCGAGCTCGCTACGAAAGAACGCAGCGCGTGGCGGAAAGTGAAACGCCAGGGTGCTGAGCGCGTCCACGACCACATGCGTGCCGGTATTCTTTCCGTAGGAGGTCTCGACCCCAATGATGCTGGCGATGATGTGAGGCGGTACGCCAAAAGCACGTTCCGCGCGTTCCAGGGCCGCGCGGTTACGGGCCCAGAAATCGACGCCTGCTTCGGTTCGCCCGGGCGTTACAAAGTTGGTGCGGTATTGATACCAAGGCTTGGACTCGGCGGGTTTCGCGATCGCGGCCAATACCACCGGCGCCAAGCGGACTTCACGGAACAAAGCATCGAGATCGGCGCGCGAAAAACCATGGCGTCCCACCATCTCATCGATAAATGCCTTGGCCGCATTGCGATTGAGCTCGCTCGCAAACGACGATCCGATGCAGGAAATCGCGAGGCATACGGCCCCAATCAACGCCTTCAAACGTGCTCCTCAATTCGACAGTAGTCGTTTGTGGGTGTGAATCGACATCAGAATACCGGAACTCGCGAGCAGAGTCACGAGCGAGGTTCCTCCGTAGCTAATGAAAGGCAACGGGATGCCGACAACCGGCAATTGGCCGACCACCATACCCATGTTGACGAAGATATAAATAAACAGTGTGATCGTAAGGCTGCCGGCGAATAAGCGCAGGAAGCTTTCTTGCGCCGCAAGAGCGATCGTTAAACCGCGCAGGATCACGAATAAATAAACGCTCAGAAGCAGTAACACACCCATTAATCCGAATTCCTCGCACAGCACGGCGAATATAAAGTCGGTCGACCGTTCCGGCAAAAATTCCAAGTGTGATTGCGTCCCGTTTAACCAGCCCTTGCCGTACAAGCCTCCGGAACCGACGGCAATCATGGATTGGATAATATGATAGCCCGACCCTAGCGGATCGTTCTCCGGATTCAACAAAGTGAGCAAGCGCTGGCGCTGGTATTCATGCATGTAATACCAAAGCACCGGCGCGCCCGCTGCGGTCACGATCGCCCCAACGCCAAGCAATCGCCAGCTTATGCCGGCTAAAAACAACACCGACAGACCGGTCGCCGCCACCAGCGTCGCGGTGCCGAGATCCGGTTGCTCGGCAATGAGAGCCACTGGAATCATAACGATGCCAAGGGTCACGAACGTGCGGCGAAAGCCCGGGGCCATTCCCTCGTTGCTCAAATACCAACACACCATCATCGGCAGCGCGATCTTCATCAGCTCCGAGGGTTGAAAACGTATGACGCCGAGATCGAGCCAGCGCTGGGCGCCGCGCCCCGTGCCGATAAGCATCACCAAACCGAGCAGCGCTACGCCAATCGCATAGAACCAGGGTGCCCAGCGTCTGAATTGGGCCGGTGGAATCTGCGCCATGCCGACCAGGATCCCAAGCCCGGCGGCCATCTTCACGCCTTGGCCGATGACGACTCCCATCCGTTGCCCGCCGGCGCTATAGAGAACCAGCAAACCCATCGCACACAAGATCAGCACCCCGGTAAGCAGAGGCGGATCGAGATGAAACCGATTAATGGCCGGGCGCAGGCTATCCACCGCCAACTTGCTGCATCTCCGTCGTGTCGGCGCTAAAATACTGATCCAAGAGTCTGCGCGCGATCGGCGCCGCGGCTTCGCTGCCGCTGCCCCCGTGCTCGACCACGATCGCCAGCACGATAACCGGCGCTTCCACCGGAGCAAATGCTATGAATAGGGCGTGATCACGCAGATGCTCCGGTACGTTTTTGTTGTTGATCACCTGACCTTGCTTGATTCTGAACACCTGGGCGGTACCGGTCTTCCCCGCAAACCGGAACGGCGCATCCAGGCCGACCGTTCGGGCCGTTCCGTCGCTACCGTGAACCACCCGTTCCATGGATTGAACGATCTGTTGCCGGTCGGCGGCGCTGATGAAGGGGGCTTCGGCCTTGGCGGGGTCCTCCACCGGAGTGCTCGTCTGAGCCCGGCGGTCAACCGTGTGGCTCACGACGCGCGGTGTAACGCGGCGGCCGCCGTTAGCGAGCATCGCCGTGGCCGTCACGAGCTGCAAGGGCGTCGCCAATACGAATCCTTGCCCAATGCCGGTGATCAAGGTCTCCCCGGAGTACCAGGAAAGACGCCGCGATTCTCGCTTCCACGCTGGCGAGGGCAGGAGTCCGGATGCCTCACTCGGTAAATCGATTCCCGTAGCTTGTCCGAAGTTGAACCGGCTCAGGTAGGCGTGCAAACGCTCGATTCCGAGATCGTGCGCCAGGCGGTAAAAATACACATCGCAGGATTGGGCGACGGCCCGCCCGAGATCGACATGCCCGTGACCGGTCTTTTTCCAACAGCGGTATTTGTGCCGTTGTCCGGCAAGGCTGTACGAACCGGGGCACCAGCTCGCCGTCGCGGGCGTTCTCAACCCTTCGTGAAGGCCGGCCAGCGCCACGAACGGTTTGATCGCGGAACCGGGTGGATACATTCCTTGCAGCGCGCGGTTGAAAAGCGGCCGATCCGGGGAATCATGCAATGCTTTGTACTCGTCGATGCCGATACCGCCGACGAATACATTCGGGTCATACACCGGGTTACTGACCAAGGCCAACACCGCCCCGGTTCGAGGATCGGCGGCCAGCACCGCGCCCCGTTTCGTTCCTAGCTCCTGCAAAGCCGCACGTTGCAGCCGGGTATCGATAGACAGGTGCAGGTCCCGACCCGGTACCGACGGCACGCGCTTCAAGACCCTGATCACGCGCCCTTCGGCATTCACCTCCACTTCTTGATAGCCCACGCGGCCGTGGAGCACCGCTTCATAGGATTTTTCCACGCCGGTCTTACCCATGTGAGTGGTCGCGCTGTAGTTGGAGGTGTCCAATTGCTTGGTCTCCGCCTCGTCGATCCGGCCCATGTAGCCGACGACGTGAGCCAGCTGCGCTCCACGCGGGTAGTAGCGGCTTAAACGCGCAACAATCGCCACGCCTGGGAAGCGGTGACGATCGACGACAAAGCGCGCAACGTCCTCCTCGCCGACATTACTCACTAAGGGCACCCCTTCGAACCTGCGCTTTTTGCGCAGGGCCCGATAGAAGGTCTTGAGATCACCATCGCCAATCGTCATCAACTCCCGCAGCTCACGCATGACCTTAGGGAGATCAGGCGTCCTTTCCGGTACGATCTCGAGGCTGAAAGTAGGTCGGTTGTCGGCCAGCAGCACGCCCTCGTGGCTGTATATCAGTCCACGTGTCGGAGCGAGCGGCACGATCTTGAGCCGATTCTCTTGCGATAGCGTCTTATAGCGGTCGTGCTCGAATACCTGAAGCTTGATAAGCCGCCCGATGACCAGCAACAGCGACACGCCTATAATCACGAGCGAGGCCATGACGCGGTTACGAAAAATCCGGGTCTCGGTCCCCGAATCCGTAAGGACAAATGGGTAAGGCACCTGTTCGTTATACTAACTTACCGGAGCGGATGCGAATACCCTCTCTAAGCCCGCCGGTGAAACCGGTTAAGCGATGCCGTATTTGCGGCGCATATCGCGCAACACCAGATAGAGCCATGGCCAGAACACCATGGTCGAGATGACAGGCAACCAGTGGAACGCGTAGTTCGGGGTTAAGCCGATGATTCCTTGGACCCAGGACTTCAATAGCGCGTTGATTGCGACCAGCAGACCCACGCATAAGGATTGTTGAAACCATGAAAAGGTACGCAAGCGCCGGTGATTCGTCACGGTGAGATAGGCAATGATCGCGAACCCGGCGGCGTGTTGCCCGAGCAGACTCCCCTCCAAGGCGTCGAGGACCAGCCCGATAACCCAAGCGGTGCCGATACCGACGCGGTCCGGTACGGCCATGCACCAGTAGATCAACACCATGGCCGTCCACGCGGGCCGCCACGCCGCCGCCCAGTCAGGCAGGGGCATGAGCGCGAGTACGATCGCCGCCAGCAAGGTCACCGGAATAGCCCAAGCCGATCCGCCTTGTTCCGCCATCATTGAAAAGCGATACTCTCTCTGGACGATGGATCATCGGGGCTCTGCCGCCTGTCAGGCCAAAGCAGTAGGACCTCCCGCGCTTGTTCGACCTTCGCGCTTGCGACCGCCATGACCTTCGCGAACGGTTCACCCGGATCGACGCTGATTTCGGTCACCACGCCCACCGGGTAGCCGACCGGGAAACGCCCATCAAGCCCCGAAGAGACGATTAAATCCCCGCGTTTCACATCGGCATTCAACGGTACGTGCGCGAGCTCCAGACCTTCGGCCGAACCGCTGCCGCTGGCGATGGCGCGTACGCCGCTGCGATTGATTTGTACCGGCAAGGCATGACTGATATCGGTGATCAGCAAGGCCGTGGATGAAATCGGATTCACATGGATGATCTGCCCCATGATACCGTCGCCATCGATGATCGGTTGACCTTGATAGACGCCCTGCTGGCTGCCCTTGTCGAGCACGGCAGTTCGGCTGGGCGGGACCAGCTCCAAGGCGATCACATCGGCTACCAACACCCGCTCGCTCACCTCCAGCGACGATTCCAGCAACTCCCGCAAGCGCATATTTTCCGCTTCCAACGCTGCAAACCGCTGGGAACGTGTCTTAAGCATCAAGTTTTGCCTGCGCAGAAGCCGATTCTCGGCGATTAAGCTCGTTTGGGTTACGAGTCTCTTACGCACCGCGCGAACGATCTCCTGCGGAAGGTTTACGACGTACTGAAGCGGATACACCACGAGCGAGAGGACCCCGCGTACGTCCTCCATCTGCTCGCGCTGATGATCGACGATCATCAAGCCGAGCGATGTCAGCAACAGCAGGCCGAGACGAAACCCGAGCAGCGGCCCGCGCCGAAATAGGGTCTTTTCCGCCACAATCCCTCCGTGCCGTGTTGAAGCTTAGGAAGCTCTGCAAAAGTCACTGCGCAGCCCATCTGCTTTGTCGCGTGCTCGCCCGTCGCTCCCCTATCTACCTGATATGTCTCGCGACTCGCTCCGCGGCTTCGCGCATCTGGGCTTGCTCGCGACACTTTTGCAGAGCTTCCCTTACTCTAACGATAAAACCTCGGGACCGAGATCATCGATCAGTTCCAATACGCGCCCACCACCGCGCGCGACGCAGGTGAGCGGGTCCTCGGCAATCACCACCGGGATCCCGGTTTCTTCTTTCAGCAACCGATCGAAGTCCCGGAGCAAGGCGCCTCCACCGGTTAATACCATGCCGCGCTCCGAGACGTCCGAGGCGAGCTCCGGCGGTGTCTTTTCCAGGGATGTCTTCACGGCGCTTACGATTCCCGACAAGGGCTCCTGCAAGGCCTCCAAGATCTCGTTGCTGTTCAGGGTGAAGCTGCGAGGCAGCCCTTCGGCAAGATTCCTACCCCGTACTTCGATTTCCCTCACCTCATCGCCCGGATAGGCGCAACCTACCGTGTGCTTGATGCGCTCGGCGGTCGCATCCCCGATCAGGGTCCCGTAGTTACGGCGCACATAATTGATGATCGCGTCGTCCAATCGATCGCCGCCGATACGCACGGAATCCGCAAATACAATGCCGTTAAGCGATATAATCGCGACCTCCGAGGTGCCTCCGCCGATATCCAAGACCATCGAGCCGCTGGCATCGCTGACCGGTAATCCGGCGCCGATGGCCGCGGCCAAAGGCTCTTCCAGCAGGTAGACATCGCGCGCGCCCGCCCCGGCGGCTGATTCGCGGATGGCCCGCCGCTCCACCTGTGTCGAGCCGCAGGGTACACAAATCACGACCCGCGGGCTCGGCTTCAAGAAGCGATTTCCATGGACCTTATGCATAAAGTAAAGGAGCATTTTTTCGGTGATGGTATAATCCGCGATGACCCCATCCTTGAGCGGACGCGTCGCCGTGATATTGCCCGGCGTGCGTCCCAACATGCGCTTGGCCTCGGTGCCGACGGCTGCGATGCTCTTTTGGTTAGAATGATTCGGGCTCTGGCGAATAGCCACGACCGAGGGCTCGTTCAGAACAACGCCCTTTCCGCGCATGTAGATGAGCGTATTCGCCGTCCCCAGATCGATGGAAAGGTCGTTCGAAAAAAATCCGCGCAATCGGCTAAACATACCAAGACGCAACTCGCGAATGCGGGCGGCGAAAGCCCGCCCGGTGCGATTAAGAACAACGAACTAAACGTTTTCCCAGGTCAACGTGTAAATGTCACTGTAACAGTCGCCAAGGCTTCGAGCAAGCTTGTGGCTGTGGTAAATTTGGAATCCCGGACCCCCCGCATGGCGAGCTGAAATGACCCTAGAGAAAACGGACGTGGAGAGAATCGCATGGTTGGCGCAGCTAAAGTTGAGTGACAACGACATTCCCGAGTATGCGCGGCAGCTTTCCAGTATCCTGGCCTTGGTCGAACAAATGAACACCGTGGATACAGTCAGCGTCGCACCGCTCGCCCATCCTCTGGAGCTGAGCCTGAGACTCCGCGACGACGTGGTCACGGAAGGGAATCAGAGAGAGACGTTTCAAGCGATTGCCGCACACGTGGAGGCCGGGCTTTATTGTGTCCCGAAGGTGATAGATACCTAGCCGCCGGATGTATAAAATTTCCCTAATACAATTGTCGCAGGCGCTCGATCGGCGCGAGATCTCGAGTGTTGAGCTGACCGAGATCTACCTCGATCGCATCGCGCGCATGGACGCCGAATACAATAGCTTCATCACGGTCACCGCGGAGCTCGCTCGCATTCAAGCCAGGGAGGCCGATCAACGGCGACAGGCGGGTAACAATGGACCGCTCACGGGCATCCCGATCGCGCACAAAGACATTTTTTGTACGCGCGGCGTCAAGACGTCCTGCGCCTCGCGAATGCTGGACAACTTTATCGCTCCCTACGATGCGACGGTGGTCGAAAAGCTCCGGCGGGCCGGTATGGTGATGCTCGGCAAGACCAATATGGATGAATTCGCCATGGGATCGTCCAACGAGACCAGCTTTTACGGACCCGTGCGCAACCCTTGGGACCTCGAGCGCGTGCCGGGGGGCTCGTCCGGCGGCTCCGCATGCGCCGTGGCGGCGCGATTAGCGCCCGCCGCCACCGGCACCGACACCGGCGGGTCTATTCGCCAACCCGCGGCCCTCTGCGGTCTTACCGGCATTAAGCCCACCTATGGGACCGTATCCCGCTATGGGATGATCGCCTATGCATCGAGCCTCGATCAAGGCGGACCGATCGCCCGTTCCGCAGAGGATGCGGCGCTATTGCTCACCGCCATGGCGGGCTTCGATGCGCGGGATTCGACTTCCGCCGGGCGCCCGGCCGAAGACTACTCGGCACACCTCGACGACTCGATCGAGGGACTCCGGATCGGGCTCCCGCGCGAGTTCTTCGGAGAAGGGCTAGACTCCCAAATCGGCGCTGTGATCGAATCCGCGGTGAAACAATTTGAACGCCTGGGGGCGATCGTTTCCGAGATTTCACTGCCCAATACCCGCCTATCCATCCCGGCATACTATGTGGTTGCGCCGGCCGAATGCTCTTCCAATCTCGCCCGGTTCGATGGCGTGCGTTACGGCTACCGTTGCGATGATGCGGCCGATATCAACGATCTCTTTTCCCGCTCCCGCGGGGAGGGGTTCGGCGCCGAGGTCAAGCGGCGCATCATGATCGGAACCTATGCTCTCTCGGCCGGTTACTATGATGCTTACTACCTCAAAGCGCAGCGGATCCGGCGACTCATCCGCGATGACTTTCACCGCGCCTTCGAGCAGGCCGATGTGATCCTCGGCCCGACCTCGCCGACCGTCGCCTTCAAGCTCGGCGAAAAGACCGGCGATCCGGTCACGATGTATCTCTCCGACATCTATACGATTTCGATCAATTTGGCGGGATTACCGGCATTGTCGCTGCCGGCAGGCTTTGTCGGGCGTCTTCCCGTCGGTTTACAGCTCATCGGCGATCACTTCGGCGAGGCCCGGTTATTGAACGCGGCCCACCGCTACCAGCAAGCGACGGACTGGCACGCCGACGCGCCCGAGGGATGCGATTAGACGGTATGGATTGGGAACCCGTTATCGGACTCGAAATTCACGCGCAGCTCGCGACAAGGAGCAAGATCTTTTCCGGGGCCGCCACCGCATACGGCGCCCTTCCGAATACGCAGGCCTGCGGCGTCGATCTGGGGCTGCCCGGGGTGCTGCCGGTGCTCAATAAAGAAGCCGTGAGGATGGCGGTGAAGTTTGGACTCGCGATCCATGCGGACATCAGCCGCCGATCGGTATTCGCGCGCAAGAACTATTTCTACCCCGATCTCCCCAAAGGCTATCAGATCAGCCAGTATGAGATCCCCATCGTTGGGCAGGGATCGATCGAGATCGAGGGCGAAAACGGCGCCGTCTTGCGTATTGGCATCACGCGGGCGCATCTCGAAGAGGATGCCGGGAAATCGCTCCATGATGCCGTTCACGGAATGTCGGGCATCGACTTGAACCGGGCGGGAACGCCGCTGCTTGAAATCGTCTCGGAACCGGAGCTGCGTTCGGCCAAGCAAGCCGTCGCCTACATGAAAAAGATTCATAGCTTAGTCCGGTATCTCAAAATCTGCGACGGAAACATGCAGGAAGGCTCGTTCCGCTGTGACGCCAACGTCTCGGTCCGCCCGCAAGGACAAACCAAGTTCGGGACTCGGGCCGAGATTAAAAACCTCAACTCGTTTCGCTTTGTCGAGCGGGCCATCAATTACGAGATCCAACGGCAGGTCGACTTGCTTGGATCCGGCGGGCGAGTCATCCAGGAGACCAGGCTCTACGATGCCGAACGCGGCGAGACCCGTTCGATGCGCTTAAAAGAAGAGGCCAACGATTATCGCTACTTTCCCGATCCCGATCTCTTACCCTTGGATCTCAGCGCGGAGTTTATCGCCGGCGTCGAGG encodes:
- the gatC gene encoding Asp-tRNA(Asn)/Glu-tRNA(Gln) amidotransferase subunit GatC; the protein is MTLEKTDVERIAWLAQLKLSDNDIPEYARQLSSILALVEQMNTVDTVSVAPLAHPLELSLRLRDDVVTEGNQRETFQAIAAHVEAGLYCVPKVIDT
- the mltB gene encoding lytic murein transglycosylase B, coding for MKALIGAVCLAISCIGSSFASELNRNAAKAFIDEMVGRHGFSRADLDALFREVRLAPVVLAAIAKPAESKPWYQYRTNFVTPGRTEAGVDFWARNRAALERAERAFGVPPHIIASIIGVETSYGKNTGTHVVVDALSTLAFHFPPRAAFFRSELESFLLFTRDHGMDALSIKGSYAGAMGIPQFISSSYRRFAVDFDHDGRADIWGNPADAIGSVGNYLKAHGWEAGKPIVVPARVTGRQYDTFLYQGREPSVSLKTMREAGIVPQKLIGDDLLASLVALDTGAGREFWLALKNFFVITRYNRSALYAMAVFQLAEAVRRGYKNSEAHPRDPIASH
- the gatA gene encoding Asp-tRNA(Asn)/Glu-tRNA(Gln) amidotransferase subunit GatA, encoding MYKISLIQLSQALDRREISSVELTEIYLDRIARMDAEYNSFITVTAELARIQAREADQRRQAGNNGPLTGIPIAHKDIFCTRGVKTSCASRMLDNFIAPYDATVVEKLRRAGMVMLGKTNMDEFAMGSSNETSFYGPVRNPWDLERVPGGSSGGSACAVAARLAPAATGTDTGGSIRQPAALCGLTGIKPTYGTVSRYGMIAYASSLDQGGPIARSAEDAALLLTAMAGFDARDSTSAGRPAEDYSAHLDDSIEGLRIGLPREFFGEGLDSQIGAVIESAVKQFERLGAIVSEISLPNTRLSIPAYYVVAPAECSSNLARFDGVRYGYRCDDAADINDLFSRSRGEGFGAEVKRRIMIGTYALSAGYYDAYYLKAQRIRRLIRDDFHRAFEQADVILGPTSPTVAFKLGEKTGDPVTMYLSDIYTISINLAGLPALSLPAGFVGRLPVGLQLIGDHFGEARLLNAAHRYQQATDWHADAPEGCD
- the rodA gene encoding rod shape-determining protein RodA is translated as MGLLVLYSAGGQRMGVVIGQGVKMAAGLGILVGMAQIPPAQFRRWAPWFYAIGVALLGLVMLIGTGRGAQRWLDLGVIRFQPSELMKIALPMMVCWYLSNEGMAPGFRRTFVTLGIVMIPVALIAEQPDLGTATLVAATGLSVLFLAGISWRLLGVGAIVTAAGAPVLWYYMHEYQRQRLLTLLNPENDPLGSGYHIIQSMIAVGSGGLYGKGWLNGTQSHLEFLPERSTDFIFAVLCEEFGLMGVLLLLSVYLFVILRGLTIALAAQESFLRLFAGSLTITLFIYIFVNMGMVVGQLPVVGIPLPFISYGGTSLVTLLASSGILMSIHTHKRLLSN
- the mreC gene encoding rod shape-determining protein MreC, which translates into the protein MAEKTLFRRGPLLGFRLGLLLLTSLGLMIVDHQREQMEDVRGVLSLVVYPLQYVVNLPQEIVRAVRKRLVTQTSLIAENRLLRRQNLMLKTRSQRFAALEAENMRLRELLESSLEVSERVLVADVIALELVPPSRTAVLDKGSQQGVYQGQPIIDGDGIMGQIIHVNPISSTALLITDISHALPVQINRSGVRAIASGSGSAEGLELAHVPLNADVKRGDLIVSSGLDGRFPVGYPVGVVTEISVDPGEPFAKVMAVASAKVEQAREVLLLWPDRRQSPDDPSSRESIAFQ
- the mrdA gene encoding penicillin-binding protein 2, which encodes MASLVIIGVSLLLVIGRLIKLQVFEHDRYKTLSQENRLKIVPLAPTRGLIYSHEGVLLADNRPTFSLEIVPERTPDLPKVMRELRELMTIGDGDLKTFYRALRKKRRFEGVPLVSNVGEEDVARFVVDRHRFPGVAIVARLSRYYPRGAQLAHVVGYMGRIDEAETKQLDTSNYSATTHMGKTGVEKSYEAVLHGRVGYQEVEVNAEGRVIRVLKRVPSVPGRDLHLSIDTRLQRAALQELGTKRGAVLAADPRTGAVLALVSNPVYDPNVFVGGIGIDEYKALHDSPDRPLFNRALQGMYPPGSAIKPFVALAGLHEGLRTPATASWCPGSYSLAGQRHKYRCWKKTGHGHVDLGRAVAQSCDVYFYRLAHDLGIERLHAYLSRFNFGQATGIDLPSEASGLLPSPAWKRESRRLSWYSGETLITGIGQGFVLATPLQLVTATAMLANGGRRVTPRVVSHTVDRRAQTSTPVEDPAKAEAPFISAADRQQIVQSMERVVHGSDGTARTVGLDAPFRFAGKTGTAQVFRIKQGQVINNKNVPEHLRDHALFIAFAPVEAPVIVLAIVVEHGGSGSEAAAPIARRLLDQYFSADTTEMQQVGGG
- the mreD gene encoding rod shape-determining protein MreD translates to MMAEQGGSAWAIPVTLLAAIVLALMPLPDWAAAWRPAWTAMVLIYWCMAVPDRVGIGTAWVIGLVLDALEGSLLGQHAAGFAIIAYLTVTNHRRLRTFSWFQQSLCVGLLVAINALLKSWVQGIIGLTPNYAFHWLPVISTMVFWPWLYLVLRDMRRKYGIA
- the gatB gene encoding Asp-tRNA(Asn)/Glu-tRNA(Gln) amidotransferase subunit GatB, with amino-acid sequence MDWEPVIGLEIHAQLATRSKIFSGAATAYGALPNTQACGVDLGLPGVLPVLNKEAVRMAVKFGLAIHADISRRSVFARKNYFYPDLPKGYQISQYEIPIVGQGSIEIEGENGAVLRIGITRAHLEEDAGKSLHDAVHGMSGIDLNRAGTPLLEIVSEPELRSAKQAVAYMKKIHSLVRYLKICDGNMQEGSFRCDANVSVRPQGQTKFGTRAEIKNLNSFRFVERAINYEIQRQVDLLGSGGRVIQETRLYDAERGETRSMRLKEEANDYRYFPDPDLLPLDLSAEFIAGVEVTLPELPDAKKHRFMAEFGLSPYYAALLTANRETGDYFEATVAASGGQPKLSANWVMVELMAALNRAGIEIDRSPISPAMLGSLVRRIADNTISGKIAKEVFEAMWNGEGDGDEIIRNRGLEQVTDTAAIAAMIDEVLQQNPSQVSQYRQGKEQLLAFFVGQVMKKSKGKANPQQINEILKQKLAKHI
- a CDS encoding rod shape-determining protein, which gives rise to MFSRLRGFFSNDLSIDLGTANTLIYMRGKGVVLNEPSVVAIRQSPNHSNQKSIAAVGTEAKRMLGRTPGNITATRPLKDGVIADYTITEKMLLYFMHKVHGNRFLKPSPRVVICVPCGSTQVERRAIRESAAGAGARDVYLLEEPLAAAIGAGLPVSDASGSMVLDIGGGTSEVAIISLNGIVFADSVRIGGDRLDDAIINYVRRNYGTLIGDATAERIKHTVGCAYPGDEVREIEVRGRNLAEGLPRSFTLNSNEILEALQEPLSGIVSAVKTSLEKTPPELASDVSERGMVLTGGGALLRDFDRLLKEETGIPVVIAEDPLTCVARGGGRVLELIDDLGPEVLSLE